The stretch of DNA CAAGGAAAAGCACGACGTTTCCGGGCAGGTAAGAACCCGCCCGAAACGTATCAAGGAAGAGCCGATGTTTGAAAACCTCCAGGACCGACTTGGATCCATTCTGAATGGACTGACAGGCCGTGGCGCGCTTTCGGAAGCCGATGTTTCCGCAGCGTTGCGCGAGGTTCGCCGTGCGTTGCTGGAGGCCGACGTCGCGCTCGACGTCGTGCGTTCCTTCACCGACCGCGTGCGTGAAAAGGCCGTCGGCGCCGAGATCCTGAAGTCGATCAAGCCCGGCCAGATGGTCGTCAAGATCGTGCATGACGAACTGATCGAGATGCTGGGCGGCGAAGGCGTTGGCGTCGACCTTCATGCCGCTGCCCCTGTCGTCATCATGATGGTCGGCCTGCAGGGTTCCGGCAAGACGACGACATCGGCGAAGATCGCCCATCGACTGACAACGCGCGAGAAGAAGAAGGTGCTGATGGCATCGCTCGACACGCGCCGTCCGGCAGCCCAGGAACAGCTTCGCCAGCTCGGCGCGCAGGCCAATATCGACACGCTGCCTGTTATATCAGGCCAGTCGCCGACCGATATCGCCGCCCGCGCCGTGCAGGCGGCGAAGCTCGGCGGCCATGATGTCGTCATCCTCGATACCGCCGGCCGTACGCATATCGACGAGCCCTTGATGGTCGAGATGGCAGACATCAAGAAGCGGTCGAACCCGCATGAAATTCTGCTGGTCGCCGATAGCCTCACCGGCCAGGACGCCGTCAACCTCGCCCGCAGTTTCGACGAACGCGTCGGCATCACCGGTCTGGTGCTGACCCGCATGGACGGCGATGGCCGCGGCGGTGCCGCCCTTTCGATGCGCGCCGTCACCGGCAAGCCGATCAAGCTGATCGGCGTCGGCGAGAAGATGAGCGAGCTGGAGGAATTCCATCCTCGCCGCATTGCCGACCGTATTCTCGGCATGGGCGACATCGTCTCGCTCGTCGAGCGCGCGGCGGAGAACATCGACGCCGAGAAGGCGGCCGCCATGGCCGCCAAGATGGCCAAGGGCAAGTTCGACCTCGACGATCTCGCCGACCAGCTGCGTCAGATGCAGAAGATGGGCGGCATGGGCGGCATCATGGGCATGATGCCCGGCATGGCCGGCATGAAGGACAAGATGGCCGCAGCCGGCCTCGACGACAAGCTTTTCGGCCGCCAGATCGCCATCATCCAGTCGATGACCAAGGCCGAGCGTACCAATCCCGACCTGCTCAAGCATTCGCGCAAGAAGCGCATCGCCGCCGGTTCCGGCACCGATGCCGCCGCCATCAACAAGCTTCTGAAGATGCACCGCCAGATGGCGGACATGATGAAGATGATGGGCGGCAAGGGCAAAGGCGGCATGATGAAGCAGATGATGGGCGGCCTTGCCGGCAAGATGGGGCTCGGCGGCGGCATGGGTGGCGGCATGCCCGATCTCTCGAATATCGATCCCCGACAGCTCGAGGCCTTGCAGAAGCAGGCGGAAGCGGCGGGGCTTGGAAAACCGGGTGGGGGCATGCCCGGTCTCGGCGGTATGCCGGGTGGTTTGTCGGGCCTCGGCGGCGCCAAGCTGCCGGGCCTTGGCGGTGGTTTCCCGGGATTGCCCGGATTGCCGAAGAAGAAGTGAAAGGATCGCTTGCCCCATGATTGATCCAAACGTCAAATCCCAGCTCGCGAGCTATCGTCAGTCGATCGACAATATCGATGCCGCTCTCGTGCACATGCTGGCCGAACGCTTCCGCTGCACCAAAGAGGTCGGCGTGCTGAAGGCCAAATACAATTTGCCGCCGGCCGACCCGGCGCGCGAGGAATACCAGATCGAACGCCTTCGCCAGCTGGCGAAAGCCGCCAATCTGGACCCGGATTTCGCTGAGAAGTTCCTGAACTTCGTCATCAAGGAAGTCATCCGGCATCATGAGCAGATCGCTGCGGATCACGCTGAACAGAGCGCTGCAGCCCGATAACCCGTACCGCTCAAGAAAGCGGTCAAGAAAAGCCCAAGGAGTAAAGAACATGGCACTGAAAATTCGTCTCGCCCGCGGTGGTTCCAAGAAGCGCCCGTACTACCACGTCGTTCTCGCCGATGCGCGCAGCCCGCGTGACGGCCGCTTCCTCGAAAACCTCGGTTCCTGGAACCCGATGCTTGCCAAGGACGACGAGAAGCGCGTTCAGCTGAACGCCGAGCGCATCAAGCACTGGATCGAACACGGCGCTCAGCCGACCGACCGTGTTCTGCGCTTCCTCGATGAGGCCGGCGTTGCCAAGCGCGAAGTCAAGAACAACCCGGTCAAGGCAAAGCCCGGCAAGCGCGCCCAGGAACGCGCCGCCGAAAAGGCTCAGAAGGTCACCGACGCCGCCGCTGCTGCTGCAGACGCTGCGGAATAATCGCGACATTCCCTTCGAGCGGGCGGCATGGCGACATGCCGCCCGTTTTCGTTTCCAATCGCACGCACTTCGTTTATGAGAAACCTGTCTTTCGGCTTCACATGAAGGAACCCATGACCAAGCTTGAAAACCCCGTTCTGATGGCGACGATCGGTGGCGCGCAAGGCCTCCGGGGCGAGGTGCGCGCCAAGGCCTATACGGCCGATCCCGGCGCGCTTGGCGATTACGGGCATCTGCACAGCATGGATGGCCGCAGCTTCGAAGTCCTCGAAATCCGCGAGATGAAGAATGTCGTCGTCGTCCGTTTCCGCGGCGTCAACGACCGCAATGCCGCCGAGGCCCTGAACGGGCTTGAACTCTATATCGAGCGGGACAACCTGCCGGACGAGGAGCTGGAGGACGACGAGTTCTACTATGCCGATCTCGAAGGGCTCGAGGCTCGCGACGACAAGGGTGTCAGTTATGGCACCGTCACCGGCGTGTTCGATTTCGGCGCCGGCGACCTGCTGGAACTCAAAGGTCCGGGCAAACGCCCGGTGCTGATCCCCTTCTCGGAAGCCTCGGTGCTGGAGATCGACCTCGAGGCCGGCACGCTACTGATCGATCCGCTGGCGGCGGGGCTGGTCGAAGATCCCGAAGAGCTTTCGAAATTCACTCCCGACAAGCCGAAAAAGAAGAAGTAATG from Rhizobium leguminosarum bv. trifolii WSM1325 encodes:
- a CDS encoding signal recognition particle protein (KEGG: rec:RHECIAT_CH0004239 signal recognition particle GTP-binding protein~TIGRFAM: signal recognition particle protein~PFAM: GTP-binding signal recognition particle SRP54 G- domain; Signal peptide binding (SRP54) M- domain protein; GTP-binding signal recognition particle SRP54 helical bundle~SMART: AAA ATPase); its protein translation is MFENLQDRLGSILNGLTGRGALSEADVSAALREVRRALLEADVALDVVRSFTDRVREKAVGAEILKSIKPGQMVVKIVHDELIEMLGGEGVGVDLHAAAPVVIMMVGLQGSGKTTTSAKIAHRLTTREKKKVLMASLDTRRPAAQEQLRQLGAQANIDTLPVISGQSPTDIAARAVQAAKLGGHDVVILDTAGRTHIDEPLMVEMADIKKRSNPHEILLVADSLTGQDAVNLARSFDERVGITGLVLTRMDGDGRGGAALSMRAVTGKPIKLIGVGEKMSELEEFHPRRIADRILGMGDIVSLVERAAENIDAEKAAAMAAKMAKGKFDLDDLADQLRQMQKMGGMGGIMGMMPGMAGMKDKMAAAGLDDKLFGRQIAIIQSMTKAERTNPDLLKHSRKKRIAAGSGTDAAAINKLLKMHRQMADMMKMMGGKGKGGMMKQMMGGLAGKMGLGGGMGGGMPDLSNIDPRQLEALQKQAEAAGLGKPGGGMPGLGGMPGGLSGLGGAKLPGLGGGFPGLPGLPKKK
- a CDS encoding chorismate mutase (TIGRFAM: chorismate mutase~PFAM: Chorismate mutase~KEGG: ret:RHE_CH03958 chorismate mutase); this translates as MIDPNVKSQLASYRQSIDNIDAALVHMLAERFRCTKEVGVLKAKYNLPPADPAREEYQIERLRQLAKAANLDPDFAEKFLNFVIKEVIRHHEQIAADHAEQSAAAR
- a CDS encoding ribosomal protein S16 (TIGRFAM: ribosomal protein S16~PFAM: ribosomal protein S16~KEGG: rec:RHECIAT_CH0004241 30S ribosomal protein S16); amino-acid sequence: MALKIRLARGGSKKRPYYHVVLADARSPRDGRFLENLGSWNPMLAKDDEKRVQLNAERIKHWIEHGAQPTDRVLRFLDEAGVAKREVKNNPVKAKPGKRAQERAAEKAQKVTDAAAAAADAAE
- a CDS encoding 16S rRNA processing protein RimM (TIGRFAM: 16S rRNA processing protein RimM~PFAM: RimM protein; PRC-barrel domain protein~KEGG: rec:RHECIAT_CH0004242 16S rRNA processing protein), which gives rise to MTKLENPVLMATIGGAQGLRGEVRAKAYTADPGALGDYGHLHSMDGRSFEVLEIREMKNVVVVRFRGVNDRNAAEALNGLELYIERDNLPDEELEDDEFYYADLEGLEARDDKGVSYGTVTGVFDFGAGDLLELKGPGKRPVLIPFSEASVLEIDLEAGTLLIDPLAAGLVEDPEELSKFTPDKPKKKK